One Kitasatospora sp. NBC_01287 DNA window includes the following coding sequences:
- a CDS encoding PadR family transcriptional regulator produces MAKRRAVANPLALAVMAELVVEPMHPYEMGRRLKEHGKERTIKYNRSSLYMVVEQLRKAGFVAEQETVRDTQRPERTVYALTEAGRGELGDWMRELVADPQAEYPKFGVALSLLAIVPPLEAAELLGRRLAALGEQLADVREQLRIGAEQQVPWIFLIEEDYRLGVLEAEERFVTNLIESVERPDYVRYWRDFFEKP; encoded by the coding sequence GTGGCGAAGCGACGCGCGGTGGCCAACCCCTTGGCCCTGGCCGTCATGGCGGAACTGGTGGTGGAGCCCATGCACCCGTACGAGATGGGACGCCGGCTCAAGGAGCACGGCAAGGAGCGGACCATCAAGTACAACCGCAGCTCGCTCTACATGGTGGTGGAGCAGCTGCGGAAGGCCGGGTTCGTCGCCGAGCAGGAGACCGTGCGCGACACCCAGCGGCCCGAGCGCACCGTCTACGCGCTCACCGAGGCCGGCCGGGGCGAACTCGGCGACTGGATGCGTGAACTGGTCGCCGATCCGCAGGCGGAGTACCCCAAGTTCGGGGTGGCGCTCTCGCTGCTGGCCATCGTGCCGCCGCTGGAGGCGGCCGAGCTGCTGGGCCGCCGGCTGGCGGCGCTGGGCGAGCAGCTCGCGGACGTCCGCGAGCAGCTGCGGATCGGCGCCGAGCAGCAGGTCCCCTGGATCTTCCTGATCGAGGAGGACTACCGGCTCGGCGTGCTGGAGGCCGAGGAGCGCTTCGTCACCAACCTCATCGAGTCGGTCGAGCGGCCGGACTACGTCCGCTACTGGCGGGACTTCTTCGAGAAGCCCTAG
- a CDS encoding CdaR family transcriptional regulator: MTAPGLPPSTPGPPPSTPGLPLRRLLMSLGEPLVELQAAPAGLDVPVRDVAILDPEDPATANPGELVLAIGARGRAALPALRAAGRAKAAAVAVKLDAPGQADALREAATEAGVALLSVRSETRWEHLDALARAVINGPDAPESAEGVLPTGGAGDLFSLAQTTAVLTGGIVSIEDTSSRVLAYSRSADSDEVDDLRRLSILGWQGPEPYLSKLREWGIFQHLRSSDSVIAVEPHPELGLRRRLAIGIRAGAQPLGTIWVQEGPRPLAEQAEQALIGAARVAAGQLVRRRREVSADVRLTQTLLTGLLEGSTGPQSLATHLGLHQHRPATVLAYAAVGADLNRTEVTGLISVHTAARHRGALLAPIDNRVYVLLPELPAGLPMTTVRAWAQEVVDAAKDHLGVALRAAIGSTEPGLAAVPASRAQADRILDAMGRGGVVPEVAALIDVQAEVLLSEVLALLQERPALRDPRLAALTGYDRRHGTRLAESVLAWLDALGEVRVAAQALHIHPNTLRYRVRRAEQLTGIDLAQPQQRLLAMLQLRLPAEEQPHGDA, encoded by the coding sequence ATGACCGCCCCCGGCCTCCCGCCGTCCACCCCCGGTCCGCCGCCGTCCACCCCCGGCCTGCCGCTGCGCCGACTGCTGATGTCGCTGGGCGAGCCACTGGTCGAACTGCAGGCCGCGCCCGCCGGCCTGGACGTCCCGGTGCGCGACGTGGCGATCCTCGACCCCGAGGACCCGGCCACCGCCAACCCCGGCGAACTCGTGCTGGCGATCGGCGCCCGCGGCCGCGCCGCGCTGCCCGCGCTGCGCGCCGCCGGGCGGGCCAAGGCGGCCGCCGTCGCCGTCAAGCTGGACGCCCCGGGCCAGGCCGACGCGCTGCGCGAGGCCGCCACCGAGGCGGGCGTGGCGCTGCTCTCGGTGCGCAGCGAGACCCGCTGGGAGCACCTGGACGCGCTGGCCCGCGCGGTGATCAACGGCCCGGACGCGCCGGAGAGCGCCGAGGGCGTGCTCCCCACCGGCGGCGCCGGCGACCTCTTCTCGCTGGCCCAGACCACCGCGGTGCTCACCGGCGGCATCGTCTCGATCGAGGACACCTCCAGCCGGGTGCTCGCCTACTCCCGCTCGGCCGACTCGGACGAGGTGGACGACCTGCGGCGGCTCTCCATCCTGGGCTGGCAGGGGCCCGAGCCGTACCTGTCCAAGCTCCGCGAGTGGGGCATCTTCCAGCACCTGCGCAGCTCGGACAGCGTGATCGCGGTCGAGCCGCACCCCGAGCTGGGCCTGCGCCGCAGGCTCGCGATCGGGATCAGGGCCGGCGCCCAGCCGCTGGGCACCATCTGGGTGCAGGAGGGCCCGCGGCCGCTGGCCGAGCAGGCCGAGCAGGCGCTGATCGGCGCGGCCCGGGTGGCGGCGGGCCAGCTGGTGCGCCGCCGCCGCGAGGTCTCGGCCGACGTCCGGCTGACCCAGACCCTGCTCACCGGCCTGCTGGAGGGCAGCACCGGGCCGCAGTCGCTGGCCACCCACCTCGGGCTGCACCAGCACCGGCCCGCCACCGTGCTCGCCTACGCCGCGGTCGGCGCCGACCTGAACCGCACCGAGGTGACCGGCCTGATCTCGGTGCACACCGCCGCCCGGCACCGCGGCGCGCTGCTGGCCCCGATCGACAACCGGGTCTACGTGCTGCTGCCCGAGCTGCCCGCCGGCCTGCCGATGACCACCGTGCGGGCCTGGGCGCAGGAGGTGGTGGACGCGGCGAAGGACCACCTGGGCGTCGCGCTGCGGGCCGCGATCGGCAGCACCGAACCGGGCCTGGCGGCCGTGCCCGCCTCCCGCGCGCAGGCCGACCGGATCCTGGACGCGATGGGGCGCGGCGGCGTGGTGCCCGAGGTGGCCGCGCTGATCGACGTGCAGGCGGAGGTGCTGCTCAGCGAGGTGCTGGCGCTGCTCCAGGAGCGGCCGGCGCTGCGCGACCCGCGCCTGGCGGCGCTCACCGGGTACGACCGGCGGCACGGCACCAGGCTGGCCGAGTCGGTGCTCGCCTGGCTGGACGCGCTGGGCGAGGTGCGGGTGGCGGCGCAGGCCCTGCACATCCACCCGAACACGCTGCGCTACCGGGTGCGCCGGGCCGAGCAGCTGACCGGGATCGACCTGGCCCAGCCCCAGCAGCGGCTGCTGGCGATGCTCCAGCTGCGGCTGCCCGCCGAGGAGCAGCCGCACGGCGACGCCTGA
- a CDS encoding VOC family protein: protein MTTTNTGGGAVPARISIITLGVADLARSSAFYEALGWPRASASSAEIVWFRTADSVLGLFPADELAADAGIPPIGEPAFRGVTMGINLESERAVDEAMTAAVAAGASVVKPPKATSWGGYSGYFEDPDGHLWELAHAPGFAFSGTGQLVLP, encoded by the coding sequence ATGACGACCACCAACACCGGCGGCGGCGCGGTGCCCGCCCGGATCAGCATCATCACCCTCGGCGTCGCCGACCTGGCCCGCAGCAGCGCGTTCTACGAGGCGCTCGGCTGGCCGCGGGCCTCGGCCTCCAGCGCGGAGATCGTCTGGTTCCGCACCGCGGACTCGGTGCTCGGCCTCTTCCCGGCCGACGAGTTGGCCGCCGACGCGGGCATCCCCCCGATCGGCGAGCCCGCCTTCCGCGGCGTGACGATGGGGATCAACCTGGAGTCGGAGCGCGCGGTGGACGAGGCGATGACGGCGGCCGTGGCCGCCGGCGCCTCGGTGGTCAAGCCGCCTAAGGCCACCAGCTGGGGCGGCTACAGCGGCTACTTCGAGGACCCCGACGGCCACCTGTGGGAGCTGGCGCACGCCCCCGGTTTCGCCTTCAGCGGAACGGGACAGCTCGTTCTCCCGTAA
- a CDS encoding SRPBCC family protein, producing MESNRYHLTSNWQLPAPPRTVYRALRDVEHYPRWWREVREVSRLDDRTGRLRIRSVLPYELLLTARERRQDEHPAGRGGVLEAELTGDLVGWSRWTVAPDGARGSLAVFEEEVSGGATLMRLFARPGRPFFLANHALMMRSGLRGLRRHLAARPTD from the coding sequence ATGGAGTCCAACCGCTACCACCTCACCAGCAACTGGCAGCTGCCCGCGCCGCCCCGAACCGTCTACCGGGCGCTGCGCGACGTCGAGCACTACCCGCGCTGGTGGCGCGAGGTGCGCGAGGTGAGCCGGCTGGACGACCGCACCGGGCGGCTGCGGATCCGCTCGGTGCTGCCCTACGAGCTGCTGCTGACCGCCCGGGAGCGGCGCCAGGACGAGCACCCCGCCGGGCGCGGCGGGGTGCTGGAGGCCGAGCTGACCGGGGACCTGGTCGGCTGGTCCCGGTGGACGGTCGCGCCCGACGGCGCCCGGGGCAGCCTGGCCGTCTTCGAGGAGGAGGTGAGCGGCGGGGCCACGCTGATGCGGCTCTTCGCGCGGCCCGGGCGCCCGTTCTTCCTGGCCAACCACGCGCTGATGATGCGCTCGGGCCTGCGCGGGCTGCGCCGCCACCTCGCCGCGCGGCCCACCGACTGA
- a CDS encoding MFS transporter: MADLSPAGSGLPTAQLTGTRLSEALLPLELAPRTQLQLAAVSRWNALRGIRVGLCAAALLLLLIGANLATPVYPLLQQRLGLTAFDTTLLFTVYVFALVPVLAAVGHWSDLLGRRALILPAVCLAASGDAIFATADSFGQLAAGRAVQGIAVALATGAAGAALGDLLPDHPTLAAKLTLACSAGGVALGPVVGASLAGGAHPLLTPFLVHALALLVLCVPLALVHPRMPGARRPQDAPPRITAPLHLRPRRLVLPAQGRRAFLLAAGTGFVSYAVFGVYLSLAPAFSAGLLHTHSRMVGAVVAALLLGSSALAQLLVPPTRDRRVIALGMTGLALGLTLVVTAEYAHQPALLFAGSVLGGACQGIAFRSLFTTAVAAMDPARRASEMSALWVIVYLGSSLPIVAVGALSQHYGLLPAVSGFAVLAAAACVGLAGAVLRRERA, translated from the coding sequence ATGGCGGACCTCTCCCCTGCCGGTTCCGGCCTGCCCACCGCGCAGCTCACCGGCACCCGGCTCTCGGAGGCCCTGCTCCCCCTGGAGCTCGCCCCACGGACCCAGCTCCAGCTGGCGGCCGTCAGCCGCTGGAACGCCCTGCGCGGCATCCGCGTCGGCCTCTGCGCCGCCGCCCTGCTACTGCTGCTGATCGGGGCCAACCTGGCCACTCCGGTCTACCCGCTGCTGCAGCAGCGCCTGGGCCTGACCGCCTTCGACACCACGCTGCTCTTCACCGTCTACGTCTTCGCCCTGGTCCCGGTGCTCGCCGCGGTCGGCCACTGGTCGGACCTGCTGGGGCGGCGCGCGCTGATCCTGCCCGCCGTCTGCCTGGCCGCCAGCGGGGACGCCATCTTCGCCACCGCCGACTCCTTCGGCCAGCTGGCCGCGGGCCGTGCCGTGCAGGGCATCGCGGTGGCACTGGCCACCGGCGCGGCCGGCGCCGCGCTGGGCGACCTGCTGCCCGACCACCCGACGCTGGCCGCCAAGCTCACCCTGGCCTGCTCGGCCGGCGGCGTCGCGCTCGGCCCGGTGGTGGGCGCCTCGCTGGCCGGCGGCGCGCACCCGTTGCTCACCCCGTTCCTGGTGCACGCGCTGGCGCTACTGGTGCTCTGCGTGCCGCTGGCCCTGGTGCACCCGCGGATGCCCGGCGCGCGCCGCCCGCAGGACGCGCCGCCGCGGATCACCGCACCACTGCACCTGCGCCCGCGCCGCCTGGTGCTGCCCGCCCAGGGCCGCCGCGCCTTCCTGCTCGCGGCCGGCACCGGCTTCGTCTCCTACGCCGTCTTCGGCGTCTACCTGAGCCTGGCCCCCGCGTTCTCGGCCGGCCTGCTGCACACCCACTCCCGGATGGTCGGCGCCGTGGTCGCCGCGCTGCTGCTCGGCTCCTCCGCCCTGGCCCAGTTGCTGGTGCCGCCGACCCGCGACCGCCGCGTCATCGCCCTGGGCATGACCGGCCTCGCCCTCGGCCTGACCCTGGTGGTCACCGCGGAGTACGCCCACCAGCCCGCGCTGCTCTTCGCCGGCAGCGTGCTCGGCGGCGCCTGCCAGGGCATCGCCTTCCGCTCGCTCTTCACCACGGCGGTGGCCGCCATGGACCCGGCGCGGCGCGCGAGCGAGATGAGCGCCCTGTGGGTGATCGTCTACCTCGGCAGCTCACTGCCCATCGTGGCGGTCGGCGCGCTCTCCCAGCACTACGGCCTGCTCCCCGCCGTCAGCGGCTTCGCGGTGCTCGCCGCGGCCGCCTGCGTGGGGCTCGCGGGGGCGGTACTGCGGCGCGAGCGGGCCTGA
- a CDS encoding metal-sulfur cluster assembly factor encodes MSDTEAGTPAPQTDGEAAAQAEGPTVIVGTTAGTVSVEDLTEALMDVVDPELGIDVVNLGLIYGIHIDESDVATIDMTLTSAACPLTDVIEDQAKTATDGLVQDLRINWVWMPPWGPDKITDDGREQLRALGFNV; translated from the coding sequence ATGAGTGACACCGAGGCCGGCACCCCGGCCCCCCAGACGGACGGCGAGGCGGCCGCCCAGGCCGAGGGCCCGACCGTCATCGTCGGCACCACCGCCGGCACCGTCTCCGTCGAGGACCTCACCGAGGCCCTGATGGACGTGGTCGACCCCGAGCTGGGCATCGACGTGGTCAACCTGGGCCTGATCTACGGCATCCACATCGACGAGTCCGATGTGGCCACCATCGACATGACGCTCACCTCGGCGGCCTGCCCGCTGACCGACGTCATCGAGGACCAGGCCAAGACCGCCACCGACGGCCTGGTCCAGGACCTGCGGATCAACTGGGTCTGGATGCCGCCGTGGGGCCCGGACAAGATCACCGATGACGGGCGCGAGCAGCTCCGGGCGCTGGGCTTCAACGTCTGA
- the sufU gene encoding Fe-S cluster assembly sulfur transfer protein SufU yields the protein MKLDSMYQEIILDHYRNPHGKGLRDGDAEVHHVNPTCGDEITLRVRLDGTVVADVSYESQGCSISQASASVLNDLVVGKPVGEAQLIQQAFLELMQSKGQGEGDEEVLEDAVAFAGVSKYPARVKCALLSWMAWKDATAKALAEQPAINN from the coding sequence ATGAAGCTCGACTCCATGTACCAGGAGATCATCCTGGACCACTACCGCAACCCCCACGGCAAGGGGCTGCGCGACGGTGACGCCGAGGTGCACCACGTCAACCCGACCTGCGGGGACGAGATCACCCTGCGGGTGCGGCTCGACGGGACGGTCGTCGCGGACGTCTCCTACGAGTCGCAGGGCTGCTCGATCAGCCAGGCCAGCGCCTCGGTGCTGAACGACCTGGTGGTCGGCAAGCCGGTGGGCGAGGCCCAGCTGATCCAGCAGGCCTTCCTGGAGCTGATGCAGAGCAAGGGCCAGGGCGAGGGCGACGAGGAGGTGCTGGAGGACGCGGTCGCGTTCGCCGGCGTCTCCAAGTACCCCGCCCGGGTCAAGTGCGCGCTGCTCAGCTGGATGGCCTGGAAGGACGCCACCGCGAAGGCGCTCGCCGAGCAGCCGGCCATCAACAACTGA
- a CDS encoding cysteine desulfurase: MTTIHPGSTLAGLLDTDAIRKDFPILQRVLHDGKPLVYLDNAATSQKPRQVLDALNAYYERHNANVHRGVHVLAEEATALYEGARDKVAAFINAPSRDEVIFTKNASESLNLVANMLGWADEPYRVDADAEIVITEMEHHSNIVPWQLLSQRTGAKLKWFGLTDEGRLDLSNIEQLITEKTKIVSFTLVSNLLGTVNPVEAIVRRAQDVGALVLIDASQAAPHMVLDVQALEADFVAFTGHKMLAPTGIGVLWGRQELLEDLPPFLGGGEMIETVTMGSSTYAPAPHKFEAGTPPIAQAVGLGAAIDYLSNVGMAKIAAHEHAITEYAVTRLQEIPDLRIIGPRTAVDRGAAISFVLGDIHPHDVGQVLDEQGIAVRVGHHCARPVCLRYGIPATTRASFYLYSTPGEVDQLIDGLHHVRNFFG, translated from the coding sequence GTGACAACCATTCATCCCGGCTCGACGCTGGCCGGCCTGCTCGACACCGACGCGATCCGCAAGGACTTCCCGATCCTGCAGCGGGTGCTGCACGACGGCAAGCCGCTGGTCTACCTGGACAACGCGGCCACCTCGCAGAAGCCGCGGCAGGTGCTGGACGCGCTCAACGCGTACTACGAGCGGCACAACGCCAACGTCCACCGCGGTGTCCACGTGCTGGCCGAGGAGGCCACCGCGCTGTACGAGGGCGCCCGGGACAAGGTCGCGGCGTTCATCAACGCGCCGAGCCGGGACGAGGTGATCTTCACCAAGAACGCCTCGGAGTCGCTCAACCTGGTCGCCAACATGCTCGGTTGGGCCGACGAGCCGTACCGCGTGGACGCGGACGCGGAGATCGTCATCACCGAGATGGAGCACCACTCCAACATCGTGCCGTGGCAGCTGCTCTCGCAGCGCACCGGCGCGAAGCTGAAGTGGTTCGGGCTGACCGACGAGGGCCGGCTCGACCTGTCCAACATCGAGCAGCTGATCACCGAGAAGACGAAGATCGTCTCCTTCACGCTGGTCTCCAACCTGCTGGGCACCGTCAACCCGGTCGAGGCGATCGTGCGCCGCGCCCAGGACGTCGGTGCGCTGGTGCTGATCGACGCCTCGCAGGCCGCGCCGCACATGGTGCTGGACGTGCAGGCGCTGGAGGCCGACTTCGTCGCCTTCACCGGCCACAAGATGTTGGCGCCCACCGGCATCGGCGTGCTCTGGGGCCGCCAGGAGCTGCTGGAGGACCTCCCGCCGTTCCTCGGCGGCGGCGAGATGATCGAGACCGTCACCATGGGCTCGTCCACCTACGCCCCCGCGCCGCACAAGTTCGAGGCCGGCACCCCGCCGATCGCCCAGGCGGTCGGGCTCGGCGCGGCCATCGACTACCTGTCCAACGTGGGCATGGCGAAGATCGCCGCGCACGAGCACGCGATCACCGAGTACGCGGTCACCCGCCTGCAGGAGATCCCCGACCTGCGGATCATCGGCCCGCGCACGGCCGTGGACCGCGGCGCCGCGATCTCCTTCGTGCTCGGCGACATCCACCCGCACGACGTCGGCCAGGTGCTGGACGAGCAGGGCATCGCGGTGCGGGTGGGCCACCACTGCGCGCGCCCCGTCTGCCTGCGCTACGGAATTCCGGCGACCACCAGGGCGTCGTTCTACCTGTACTCGACGCCGGGCGAGGTCGACCAGCTGATCGACGGCCTGCACCACGTCCGCAACTTCTTCGGCTGA
- the sufC gene encoding Fe-S cluster assembly ATPase SufC, which produces MATLEIRDLHVSVETESGPREILRGVDLTVKQGETHAIMGPNGSGKSTLAYTLAGHPKYTVTGGEVLLDGEDVLAMSVDERARAGVFLAMQYPVEVPGVSVSNFLRTAATAIRGEAPKLRTWVKEVKEAMATLQMDPAFAERNVNEGFSGGEKKRHEILQLELLKPKIAILDETDSGLDVDALRQVSEGINRVTASGEVGTLLVTHYTRILRYIKPDYVHVFSAGRIVESGGAELADKLENEGYEAYVKGGASE; this is translated from the coding sequence ATGGCAACCCTTGAAATCCGCGACCTGCACGTCTCCGTCGAGACCGAGAGCGGTCCCCGTGAGATCCTGCGCGGCGTCGACCTGACGGTCAAGCAGGGCGAGACCCACGCCATCATGGGCCCCAACGGCTCCGGCAAGTCCACCCTGGCCTACACCCTGGCCGGGCACCCGAAGTACACCGTCACCGGTGGCGAGGTGCTGCTCGACGGCGAGGACGTGCTCGCGATGTCGGTGGACGAGCGCGCCCGGGCCGGCGTCTTCCTGGCCATGCAGTACCCGGTCGAGGTCCCCGGCGTCTCGGTCTCCAACTTCCTGCGCACCGCGGCCACCGCGATCCGCGGCGAGGCCCCCAAGCTGCGCACCTGGGTGAAGGAGGTCAAGGAGGCCATGGCCACCCTCCAGATGGACCCGGCCTTCGCCGAGCGCAACGTCAACGAGGGCTTCTCCGGCGGCGAGAAGAAGCGCCACGAGATCCTCCAGCTGGAGCTGCTCAAGCCGAAGATCGCGATCCTGGACGAGACCGACTCCGGCCTGGACGTCGACGCGCTGCGCCAGGTCTCCGAGGGCATCAACCGGGTCACCGCCTCCGGTGAGGTCGGCACCCTGCTGGTCACGCACTACACCCGCATCCTGCGGTACATCAAGCCCGACTACGTTCACGTCTTCTCGGCCGGCCGGATCGTCGAGTCCGGTGGCGCGGAGCTGGCCGACAAGCTGGAGAACGAGGGCTACGAGGCTTACGTGAAGGGCGGCGCTTCCGAGTGA
- a CDS encoding non-heme iron oxygenase ferredoxin subunit, giving the protein MSERAGGAAYVRVCSLNELGEDSPKRVELGGGLAISVVRTGGEVFAINDICSHANVSLSEGEVEDCRIECWLHGSAFDLRTGKPSGLPATRPVPVYPVKIEGDDVLVSVTQES; this is encoded by the coding sequence ATGAGCGAGCGAGCCGGCGGCGCCGCGTACGTCCGCGTCTGTTCGCTCAACGAGCTGGGCGAGGACTCGCCCAAGCGCGTCGAGCTGGGCGGCGGTCTGGCGATCTCGGTCGTCCGCACCGGTGGCGAGGTGTTCGCGATCAACGACATCTGCTCGCACGCGAACGTCTCGCTCTCCGAGGGCGAGGTCGAGGACTGCCGGATCGAGTGCTGGCTGCACGGTTCCGCGTTCGACCTGCGCACCGGAAAGCCCTCGGGGCTGCCCGCCACCCGGCCGGTCCCCGTTTACCCCGTAAAGATCGAAGGGGACGATGTGCTCGTCTCCGTCACCCAGGAGTCCTGA
- the sufD gene encoding Fe-S cluster assembly protein SufD, with protein MADTPMNTAGSTTAGSIEVGTAGAGAQLAGPGTGRASVQQPIDARVAVKPSYDVNDFPVPTGREEDWRFTPMHRLAGLHDGTAAERAGGAAGTDKIEFSLPEGVTADLVGRDDARIGKAGKPVDRVAAQAFSAFEQALVVTVPKDAVLTEPVRVDVRAEGGVRFAHVVIDVKPFAEAVVVLNHTGSGTRAANVELLVGDGAKLTFVSVQDWERDAVHAAQQTALVGRDASFKSVVVTFGGDLVRIHPRVTYAAPGGEAELFGLYFADAGQHLEHRLQIDHDTPHCRSNVVYKGALQGQDAHAVWVGDVLIRAAAEGTDTYEHNRNLVLTDGARVDSIPNLEIETGEIVGAGHASATGRFDDEQLFYLQSRGISQEEARRLVVRGFFAELVQQIGVAELHDALMEKIEAELAGVA; from the coding sequence ATGGCTGACACGCCCATGAACACCGCCGGCTCCACCACCGCCGGCTCGATCGAGGTCGGTACCGCCGGCGCCGGCGCGCAGCTGGCCGGTCCCGGCACCGGTCGGGCCTCCGTGCAGCAGCCGATCGACGCCCGCGTCGCGGTCAAGCCCTCGTACGACGTGAACGACTTCCCGGTGCCCACGGGCCGCGAGGAGGACTGGCGGTTCACCCCGATGCACCGCCTGGCCGGCCTGCACGACGGCACCGCGGCCGAACGGGCGGGGGGTGCCGCGGGCACCGACAAGATCGAGTTCTCGCTGCCCGAGGGCGTCACCGCCGACCTGGTCGGCCGCGACGACGCGCGGATCGGCAAGGCCGGCAAGCCGGTCGACCGGGTCGCCGCGCAGGCGTTCAGCGCCTTCGAGCAGGCGCTGGTCGTCACCGTCCCCAAGGACGCGGTGCTCACCGAGCCGGTGCGCGTCGACGTGCGCGCCGAGGGCGGCGTCCGCTTCGCGCACGTGGTGATCGACGTCAAGCCGTTCGCCGAGGCCGTCGTGGTGCTGAACCACACCGGCAGCGGCACCCGGGCGGCCAACGTCGAGCTGCTGGTCGGCGACGGCGCCAAGCTCACCTTCGTCTCCGTCCAGGACTGGGAGCGGGACGCGGTGCACGCCGCCCAGCAGACCGCGCTGGTCGGCCGGGACGCCTCGTTCAAGTCCGTGGTGGTCACCTTCGGCGGCGACCTGGTGCGGATCCACCCCCGGGTCACCTACGCGGCCCCCGGCGGCGAGGCCGAGCTCTTCGGCCTCTACTTCGCCGACGCGGGCCAGCACCTGGAGCACCGCCTGCAGATCGACCACGACACCCCGCACTGCCGCTCCAACGTGGTCTACAAGGGCGCGCTGCAGGGCCAGGACGCGCACGCGGTCTGGGTCGGCGACGTGCTGATCCGCGCCGCCGCCGAGGGCACCGACACCTACGAGCACAACCGCAACCTGGTGCTCACCGACGGCGCCCGGGTCGACTCGATCCCGAACCTGGAGATCGAGACCGGCGAGATCGTCGGCGCCGGCCACGCCTCCGCCACCGGCCGCTTCGACGACGAGCAGCTCTTCTACCTGCAGTCGCGCGGCATCTCGCAGGAGGAGGCGCGCCGCCTGGTGGTGCGCGGCTTCTTCGCGGAGCTGGTGCAGCAGATCGGGGTCGCCGAGCTCCACGACGCCCTGATGGAGAAGATCGAGGCCGAGCTGGCGGGCGTGGCATGA
- the sufB gene encoding Fe-S cluster assembly protein SufB translates to MTDTVSHPELEGLGTYEYGWSDPDAAGSVAKRGLSEEVVRDISAKKSEAQWMLDLRLKGLKLFGKKPMPTWGSDLSGIDFDNIKYFVRSTEKQAESWEDLPADIKATYDRLGIPEAEKQRLVAGVAAQYESEVVYHQIREDLEEQGVIFLDTDTALKEHPEIFQEYFGTVIPVGDNKFAALNTAVWSGGSFIYVPKGVHVDIPLQAYFRINTENMGQFERTLIIVDEDAYVHYVEGCTAPIYSSDSLHSAVVEIIVKKGGRCRYTTIQNWSNNVYNLVTKRAVAYEGATMEWVDGNIGSKVTMKYPAVYLMGEHAKGETLSIAFAGEGQHQDAGAKMVHMAPNTSSNIVSKSVARGGGRTSYRGLIEIGEGSKGAKSNVLCDALLVDTISRSDTYPYVDVREDDVSMGHEATVSKVSEDQLFYLMSRGMTEFEAMAMIVRGFVEPIARELPMEYALELNRLIELQMEGSVG, encoded by the coding sequence ATGACTGACACCGTTTCCCACCCCGAGCTCGAAGGTCTGGGCACCTACGAGTACGGCTGGTCGGACCCCGACGCGGCCGGCTCGGTGGCCAAGCGCGGCCTGAGCGAGGAGGTCGTCCGCGACATCTCGGCGAAGAAGTCCGAGGCGCAGTGGATGCTCGACCTGCGCCTCAAGGGCCTGAAGCTGTTCGGCAAGAAGCCCATGCCGACCTGGGGCTCCGACCTCAGCGGCATCGACTTCGACAACATCAAGTACTTCGTGCGCTCCACCGAGAAGCAGGCCGAGTCCTGGGAGGACCTGCCCGCCGACATCAAGGCGACCTACGACCGGCTGGGCATCCCGGAGGCCGAGAAGCAGCGCCTGGTCGCCGGTGTCGCCGCGCAGTACGAGTCGGAGGTCGTCTACCACCAGATCCGCGAGGACCTGGAGGAGCAGGGCGTGATCTTCCTCGACACGGACACCGCGCTCAAGGAGCACCCGGAGATCTTCCAGGAGTACTTCGGCACCGTGATCCCGGTCGGCGACAACAAGTTCGCCGCGCTGAACACGGCCGTGTGGTCCGGCGGCTCGTTCATCTACGTGCCGAAGGGCGTGCACGTGGACATCCCGCTGCAGGCCTACTTCCGGATCAACACCGAGAACATGGGCCAGTTCGAGCGGACGCTGATCATCGTCGACGAGGACGCCTACGTCCACTACGTCGAGGGCTGCACCGCGCCGATCTACTCCTCGGACTCGCTGCACAGCGCCGTCGTGGAGATCATCGTCAAGAAGGGCGGCCGCTGCCGCTACACGACGATCCAGAACTGGTCGAACAACGTCTACAACCTGGTCACCAAGCGCGCCGTGGCGTACGAGGGCGCGACCATGGAGTGGGTCGACGGCAACATCGGCTCCAAGGTCACCATGAAGTACCCGGCCGTGTACCTGATGGGCGAGCACGCCAAGGGCGAGACCCTGTCGATCGCCTTCGCGGGCGAGGGCCAGCACCAGGACGCCGGCGCCAAGATGGTGCACATGGCGCCGAACACCTCCTCCAACATCGTCTCCAAGTCGGTGGCGCGCGGCGGTGGCCGCACCTCCTACCGCGGACTGATCGAGATCGGCGAGGGCTCCAAGGGCGCAAAGTCCAACGTGCTCTGCGACGCGCTGCTGGTGGACACCATCTCCCGCTCGGACACCTACCCCTACGTGGACGTCCGCGAGGACGACGTCTCGATGGGCCACGAGGCGACCGTCTCCAAGGTCAGCGAGGACCAGCTCTTCTACCTGATGAGCCGCGGCATGACCGAGTTCGAGGCGATGGCGATGATCGTGCGCGGCTTCGTCGAGCCGATCGCGCGCGAGCTGCCGATGGAGTACGCGCTGGAGCTGAACCGGCTGATCGAGCTGCAGATGGAGGGTTCGGTCGGCTGA